The Carassius auratus strain Wakin chromosome 5, ASM336829v1, whole genome shotgun sequence genome includes a window with the following:
- the LOC113069010 gene encoding UDP-glucuronosyltransferase 2C1-like, whose amino-acid sequence MRLVGCFLSLLIVFCPAECGNVLVWYTEGSHWINLKIVLETLIDRGHNVTVLMPDAALFMKAKESDRFSFQHFNVSTSAQDMQDFLDELLHFSVYEMDHLNLLQIQMKFYKLASKHQDMSISQCNGILKSPELMDKLREGKFDVVLSDPIYACSDIAAEVLNVPLVFTFRFSLAHTVERICGQLPAPPSFVPGAMSKLTDKMSFPERIINMLFYISQDFFASIVWKTFDNYYTEYFGRPTSYCEMMGKADIWLIRTYWDFEFPRPFLPNFKYVGGIHCTPAKPLPKDMEEFVQSSGDDGIVVFSLGSMIDKMPKETSNMIASALAQIPQKVLWRYGGEQPDTLGANTRIYKWIPQNDLLGHPKTRAFITHGGSNGIYEAIYHGVPMIGIPLFGDQADNLAHIKAKGAAVVMDNIKTTQPQELVDGLNAVINDPSYKENAMRLSRIHHDRPVKPLDEAVFWIEFVMRNKGAKHLRVEAHNLTWYQYHCLDVFAFLLTVLIVVLYVFFKMCKFFIMRCCFSSKRKTKKE is encoded by the exons ATGAGACTCGTCGGCTGTTTTCTTTCCCTGCTCATTGTATTCTGCCCTGCAGAATGTGGGAATGTTTTAGTATGGTATACGGAGGGCAGTCACTGGATCAATCTTAAGATTGTGTTGGAAACGTTGATTGACAGAGGACACAATGTAACAGTGCTGATGCCAGATGCTGCTCTCTTCATGAAAGCCAAAGAATCGGATCGCTTCTCCTTCCAGCACTTCAATGTGTCCACATCTGCACAGGACATGCAAGACTTCCTTGATGAACTTCTTCACTTCTCAGTGTATGAGATGGATCATTTAAACCTACTGCAGATTCAAATGAAATTCTACAAGCTTGCTTCCAAACATCAGGATATGTCTATATCACAATGTAACGGCATTCTGAAATCACCAGAGTTGATGGACAAATTACGAGAAGGAAAGTTTGATGTTGTTCTGTCAGATCCGATCTACGCGTGCAGTGATATTGCGGCTGAAGTGCTGAACGTTCCCTTGGTTTTCACGTTCCGGTTCTCCTTAGCTCATACTGTAGAGCGAATATGTGGTCAGTTACCAGCTCCACCATCTTTTGTTCCTGGAGCCATGAGTAAACTCACGGATAAGATGAGCTTTCCAGAACGAATCATCAATATGCTCTTCTACATTTCTCAAGATTTTTTTGCCTCTATTGTTTGGAAAACATTTGACAACTATTACACTGAATATTTTG GACGGCCCACGTCCTATTGTGAGATGATGGGTAAAGCTGATATCTGGTTAATCAGAACCTACTGGGACTTTGAGTTTCCACGGCCATTCCTGCCCAATTTCAAATACGTTGGAGGAATTCACTGCACTCCTGCCAAACCATTACCCAAG GACATGGAGGAGTTTGTACAGAGCTCTGGGGATGATGGGATTGTGGTCTTCAGTCTGGGGTCTATGATAGACAAAATGCCTAAAGAAACAAGCAATATGATCGCCTCCGCACTGGCACAGATTCCACAGAAG GTTTTATGGCGATATGGCGGAGAGCAGCCAGATACTCTTGGTGCAAACACCAGAATCTATAAGTGGATCCCTCAGAATGATTTATTGG GTCACCCCAAAACCAGAGCATTCATCACTCATGGAGGCAGTAATGGCATATATGAGGCCATTTATCATGGCGTTCCAATGATTGGGATCCCCTTGTTTGGTGACCAAGCTGATAATTTGGCCCATATAAAGGCCAAAGGTGCTGCTGTTGTCATGGATAACATCAAAACCACGCAGCCACAAGAACTGGTGGATGGACTCAATGCCGTCATTAATGATCCCTC GTATAAAGAGAATGCTATGCGTTTGTCCAGGATTCATCATGACAGACCAGTGAAGCCTTTGGATGAGGCTGTATTCTGGATTGAGTTTGTCATGCGCAATAAAGGCGCTAAACACCTGCGTGTCGAGGCCCACAACCTTACCTGGTATCAGTACCACTGTCTGGATGTGTTCGCTTTTCTCCTCACTGTCCTGATTGTAGTCCTCTACGTCTTCTTTAAAATGTGCAAATTCTTTATAATGCGTTGCTGTTTTAGTTCAAAGAGGAAAACCAAAAAAGAGTAA